The following nucleotide sequence is from Cyclopterus lumpus isolate fCycLum1 chromosome 20, fCycLum1.pri, whole genome shotgun sequence.
AGACCTCTAACCTTGCGTCGGGGCATTCAGCACAATAGAAGTCTTTGTTACAGAGCCGACGGATGAAGTGCAAACTCTGAACTGGTTTTCTTTTTGATATTCAGGATCTTCAAGATGAGCTcggggacatgatggaggacgCCAACGACATCCAGGAGGCGCTGGGCAGAAGCTACGGCACACCGGAAATTGATGACGACGACTTGGAGGCCGGTAAGTAAAATACTTCAAGGATGGGAATTTGACTTTTACCAGTTATTGCACCTTAAATAACACGTGCTGTCATTGAGACCCTTGTTGCCAACGATGGCtgccattccccccccccatccttaACTTCCCATCCTTCTGCGGCCACAGAGCTGGATGCTCTGGGTGACGAGCTCCTCATGGATGACGACAGCTCCTACCTGGACGAGGCTGCAACAGCTCCTTCCATCCCAGAGGGCGTGCCCGGAGACAAGTCGGTCAACAGGGTAACAAACTGTTTTAAGATTTTCACAAGTGTTCTCGTTAGTTTACAGAGCTTTTGTTTGTTCATGATGggtcattcttctttttttgtgtttcaggaTGGTGTCCTGGTGGACGAGTTTGGCCTTCCTCAAATTCCTGCTACATAAAAGTGCAATCAGAACAATTCTGCTAGTTTTACATGTATCATAGGCTTTTTGTATTTATCCAACTGACACTCCCAGCCTTAGAGTGCAGCATTAAAAACCAAAGCATCTTCTGTGCAAGGAATGATGAACTGCATCTTAAAAATCAGGtatctttaattaaaagttgATTTCTACTCTATTAGTGAGCTCATATCTTATGCATCGGTGGTGATCGTCTGAATTGGGATTCTCTTAACTTTGTACAGTTTCTGCGGCATTTCTTTGCcaagaacaaaataaattatatttttcaaaCAATACATTGAAGTCATGCAAAAGTAATTTATGCAAAATTTACTTTTCCaagttaaataaatagaaatgcaTAATCAATAACTTAAAAAtgcatcatttattatttacatttacttgaaaaaaataaatactgattTCTTGAAGCGAGTTGGAGCTCAACTGAAGTGATTCACAGCGTCGTCCTTCGCGTCGTCACCAGCTCAGCCTGTACGTGTGAGGGAAGATTCTTTGGTGCAGATATTCCACCACACTGGTCTTGTTTAGCAGCTTTTCAAATTCATGGTAAGGAAtctagaaaaaataaataaatgctttttcAGTAATTTCATTAAAAGTTAAGAACTAAATGGGTAAAACAGATGGATGATGGAAATGCCTAAAGAACACAAATTGCTGACTCGGGAAAGCACAAAAGGTGAAGATGAGGGTCCAACCTGAACAACTTCATATCCCAGAAGCCTCAGATGTCGCTGCTTGATGGCCTCTTTTCCAAGTAGCTGCCTCGTGTTCGTAGTGAACCTCTTCTGTCCGTCAATACAAAGCGCGATCCTGCAACGCACGAACCATCCGGAGCAATGTGTTAAAACCTGTTTTGAAGAATCACTTCAGCTTCGACGGATGAACTTCGGAAGAGTTTTTACCTTTTGTATACGTCATCAATCTGACTGGCAGGGAGCACATATCCTTCTTCATCAAGTTTTATCTCCACATCTGCAGGAATCAAAAAAATTAAAGATTGTTGGGACGTTAAACCCCTTTAGATTGACTACAGGAAACATTTAGGAGATAAACAGCTGTCACGTTACCGAGCGTGTAGCAGTACGGGGTCAGAACTTTGGATCCAAAGTATGAACGGGCCCCGAGCAAATCCACCAGTCCATTTTTAACAGAGTTGTACAGATGTGCATCCACGGGCGTCTCCAGAGAGCGTCCAGACATGAGGAAGGACTTGACGCGGTACTTGGGAAGGAGCCTGGAACCCTGAGGAGACAACGGAAGATGTGAAGGAGCACAAATACGTTCATACTGTTgcttgaattaaattaaaacttaACCCACCGTATTATGTCATTTTTAGTTTAAAGTaacatttgatgttttttcttgAGCAATCAACTAAAACATCATATTTCCATGAAAGCTGCAGCGATGTAGAAGATCTTTTGGTTTtggccttcagaataaaagcacacGGGCATCCACACCAAACCACATAAACAAGCTTCAAGACAGTCTGTGTTGTGTTGGTCAACAGTCATCAGTACAGGTTGTAGCATAGATAACTGGAATGCACTCAACCTCACAATGATGACATGCTGTAAGAGGGCCTGTATTCAGGTTTGAGGCTCTAACATTCAACTGTTGACAGTTTTAACATATTTTACCTCATAAAAAGGACACTCCAACTTCAAAGTCATGTAGAGCTGGGTCAGCTGTGCCAGGACGAGCCGGTCCATTCCTGTGCCCTGCTCTGGAAGACAGGAAACTTTAGTCTATCGTATATTTATAGCCAAATATTACACATGTGTCTCAAGAGGAAAAACTTTGCGTTTGTGGAAAAGTCAAACACATTGCAGGTGTCATGACAGGATGTTTCACCTTGCAGTTGCTGTAAGAAGTACCGGCTGAACACTTTGGAGACAAAGTTGACAGGGACCCGCTCCACCAGGGTGCAGGAGTGCAGGAGGTTGAGCAGCGTCCGGGGCTGGAAGTGTGAGAAGCGAGCGCGCAGGACGGTTTCAACTTTCCCGAAGACCTCGGCGGCGTTGGGAGGAAGGTAGCCGAGCTTTCCGAAAGCCATGATCTGCCTGGCCACCTGGCTGGTGCTGTAGTCGTCTGCTCGGTACACAAAGCTCTCTGCGACGGCGTCAAACACGGTCGGGGAAAGGATGTTCCTCCGGCTAAAGAACTGAATCACCTTGGTCACCGTCTCTGGGTGGGAGGTGAAGGTCATGGTGGGCACGTACCTCTCCATGGCCTCCACAAAGTAATGATCACTGTGACCAAAGTGCATCAAGGCCCCGAGCACAACGGCGAGTTCCTCATCCGTGAAGTGAGGCACATGCCGCACGGCCTGTTTACACAGCCTGATCACAAGAGGCATGGCCTGCGTCTGGTTCAGGGCCACGAGGGCGCCAAGCAGCCCGCTGACAGCAGGAGGATCCATGCGGGAGGAGACTGTCACGGCGTGGGAGTGCATGGAGTTCAGCAGGTCCCGGTGTTTTCCGTCTTGACCCACGGCACCTTGCAGAAACCTATAGGCAGCCGTGAGATCCGCAAGGCTCCACCGGGCCGGCTCCTGCTTCTTGATTTGCTCCATCACCTGCTCCAGCATCACACAGCCAGGACCCCCCACAGCCAGCATTGCCCGGCCCAGAGTACACAGCTGCCCTACACTCATCTGCCCTCTGTCCAGCCTCTCCTGGCTCTCAGACACCAGCCGCACCATCAGCGTGCTCCAGGGATCCAAGAGGAGGCGGGTGCAAGCCAGGAGAGCCGATACCAGTCCGGCATCTGTCAGCCGCACAGAGTCCTGCTCCAGCTGGAAGCACAGAGCTCTGATGGTGTCCTTCTCCAGCACCGTGGGATCCTTCAGGGAGCCACTCTCGTGCTCCAGATCGGCCACGCGGTGGAGTGCCGCTGCAGCCATGGTGTCAGACATGATCTCCACCGCGCGCAGCAGCGTGAAGACCTGCCGGGACGAGGAGCAGCCCCCGAGACGCTGCTGGAAGGCCTGCTCCTCTGCAGCCGTGGGCGGGTGCAGCTGGGTCAGGCGGAACCGAGGTCCTGACTCTCTGTGGAGTCCAACAGAGCTGCTAGCGACAAAAGAGGGCTCCTTAACGATGGTGGTCAGGTTTCTTCTCCCGCAGTCCAAGTGGAGCTTCTTGCAGACCGGAATCCGGATGCAGCCGCCGGCTGAGGTGGACAGGCAGGCTCTGCACGTCGGACTGTTTCCAATGGCCCCCAGGAGCCTGGTGGCGCGGACGGGTCCGACAGGAGGGCAGCGGTGGAGCTGCCTGAACAGCTGACATCTCTGGATCAGATTCAGAGCCATGCCTCTTCAGACCCAgctgaaacaatgaaaaacacataGTTTGAAACCAAGAACACGCGGACCACGATGTTAACTAACTAAATCTGTGTTACTAGCAATGAGAGTAACTCCCTCGTGTCTCTTCCGTTAACTAACCAACCTTGAGGCTGCTGTTAGCTAACGTGAGCTACTCAGCCGCGAGCTTCCTGGCTCGCGCTTATCATATTAGTGTTTAAAGGCTGACAGCTGGACCCGGAGtgaagaataaacaacaacagacgAGATGAAAGCGGTAAAATGCACACCTTGACATTCTCGACGGCAGCACGGGGACACAAGAACCGGGGACGGCAAAGACGTTTCCCCTCATGTGGTTCCGTAAGGATCGTGAGGCGTTCATGGCGCCTGGTTATGTGGTAGTTTCTGAAGTACGTCATTGGATCATAAGTATTAGTCATgcgacttttttatttttttattacgaCATAATAGAAAGCTTGATGAACAATCCAGAAGACGCGAGGGAGATGATTGATTCTTAATAACGTTGGCTGTAAAATACATACCATTATTGTAGCCTGATTCAAATCTTTACCGACAGCATTAGAAGGCAGCACCATTCAGCgtgagctttttttatttagacaCTAGAGGGCGACATAACCCACTTAATAACTGCACGCTCACACAATCTGTTTCCCCTAGTTCAAATGGTCTATAAAGTCtcatcattaaaatgtaatactgTAGATTGTCGTACTACAGTATGACTTGTTATGATATACTATACTCTAACTTTAACATAGTTATAGAATATTGTACtaattactttttatatttatagtatagttatattatattattctatGATTTCTAAGAAATGTTATGATTGGTACttttatacaattattttatttttaattgctcTGTACTActaattttgtatttgttttttatgaccCACTTTACTACAGCTTTTAGCATTTTGTTccaaaatctatttttaaataattaagatagtaagaaaaaaaaaaagtataccaCAATATATCAAAAAGGTCCAAGTAGAGCATGTCACATTATGCAAAGAACACATTTTTCTCGCAAAGTCACAAAAGTGTATGTGATCCCAGAGAACGTCTCAAAAAcaaagtcattgtttttttaaaagttctcTACCCTTTTATCAAGCCTTTGTCAGATTAGGAATGACAACTTGTAGTTGCGGGTAAGTGGTGTAATCTCAAGTGTTGAGCAACATTTACATAATGAAGTCAGATGGAAAAAATTCTTAGTTTTTCGCGTGCGGCCCTCGATCATATGCTTGCTCCCTAAAATGGAAATCAGAACGTTAGATATCCCTGGCCTAGtggatttgtttacatttggaaAACATTAATCTCTGCAAAGTGCCTTCGGAAAAGACACATCATCCCCTCCAATAAAAAGATTTGGCATAATAAGTGT
It contains:
- the fastkd3 gene encoding FAST kinase domain-containing protein 3, mitochondrial; amino-acid sequence: MALNLIQRCQLFRQLHRCPPVGPVRATRLLGAIGNSPTCRACLSTSAGGCIRIPVCKKLHLDCGRRNLTTIVKEPSFVASSSVGLHRESGPRFRLTQLHPPTAAEEQAFQQRLGGCSSSRQVFTLLRAVEIMSDTMAAAALHRVADLEHESGSLKDPTVLEKDTIRALCFQLEQDSVRLTDAGLVSALLACTRLLLDPWSTLMVRLVSESQERLDRGQMSVGQLCTLGRAMLAVGGPGCVMLEQVMEQIKKQEPARWSLADLTAAYRFLQGAVGQDGKHRDLLNSMHSHAVTVSSRMDPPAVSGLLGALVALNQTQAMPLVIRLCKQAVRHVPHFTDEELAVVLGALMHFGHSDHYFVEAMERYVPTMTFTSHPETVTKVIQFFSRRNILSPTVFDAVAESFVYRADDYSTSQVARQIMAFGKLGYLPPNAAEVFGKVETVLRARFSHFQPRTLLNLLHSCTLVERVPVNFVSKVFSRYFLQQLQEQGTGMDRLVLAQLTQLYMTLKLECPFYEGSRLLPKYRVKSFLMSGRSLETPVDAHLYNSVKNGLVDLLGARSYFGSKVLTPYCYTLDVEIKLDEEGYVLPASQIDDVYKRIALCIDGQKRFTTNTRQLLGKEAIKQRHLRLLGYEVVQIPYHEFEKLLNKTSVVEYLHQRIFPHTYRLSW